Proteins encoded together in one Micromonospora auratinigra window:
- a CDS encoding LuxE/PaaK family acyltransferase yields the protein MTLFTLDRAAREARLLPELVELTEHHRANSPEYARLLASLGHHPGRRYERVADLPWLPVRLFKHHILKSIPDDDVFKVLTSSGTSGDVSRIYLDKDAAAVQQKMLSATLRTVIGPQRLPMLLVDTRALFKNRKSFSARGAGVLGLMNFGRDHTFVLDEDDQPDLDAVRAFLDKHGGKPFLIFGFTFMTWLYLYELARDNKLDLSNGILIHSGGWKKLEDRAVDNAEFRRRFTEDTGLTRIHNFYGMVEQIGLTFLEGPDGGGLYCPDFSDVIVRDPHTWQEVPVGTPGVVQVISTLPRSYPGHLLLTEDRGVVHGVDDGAWPGKRFSILGRLPRAEARGCSDTFAEAA from the coding sequence ATGACGCTCTTCACCCTCGACCGGGCGGCCCGCGAGGCGCGCCTGCTGCCCGAGCTGGTGGAGCTGACCGAGCACCACCGCGCGAACAGCCCCGAGTACGCCAGGCTGCTGGCCTCGCTGGGCCACCACCCGGGCCGACGCTACGAGCGGGTCGCCGACCTGCCCTGGCTGCCGGTCCGGCTGTTCAAGCACCACATCCTCAAGAGCATCCCCGACGACGACGTGTTCAAGGTGCTCACGTCGTCCGGCACCAGCGGCGACGTCAGCCGGATCTACCTGGACAAGGACGCGGCGGCGGTGCAGCAGAAGATGCTGTCGGCGACGCTGCGTACGGTCATCGGCCCGCAGCGGCTGCCGATGCTGCTGGTCGACACCCGTGCGCTGTTCAAGAACCGCAAGTCGTTCTCGGCCCGGGGCGCGGGCGTGCTCGGCCTGATGAACTTCGGCCGCGACCACACCTTCGTCCTCGACGAGGACGACCAGCCGGACCTGGACGCGGTGCGGGCGTTCCTCGACAAGCACGGCGGCAAGCCCTTCCTGATCTTCGGGTTCACCTTCATGACCTGGCTCTACCTCTACGAGCTGGCCCGGGACAACAAGCTCGACCTGAGCAACGGCATCCTGATCCACAGTGGGGGCTGGAAGAAGCTGGAGGACCGCGCGGTCGACAACGCCGAGTTCCGCCGCCGCTTCACCGAGGACACCGGGCTGACCCGGATCCACAACTTCTACGGCATGGTGGAGCAGATCGGCCTCACCTTCCTGGAGGGGCCGGACGGTGGCGGTCTCTACTGCCCGGACTTCTCCGACGTGATCGTCCGCGATCCGCACACCTGGCAGGAGGTCCCGGTCGGTACGCCGGGCGTGGTCCAGGTGATCAGCACGCTGCCGCGCTCGTACCCCGGGCACCTGCTGCTGACCGAGGACCGGGGCGTCGTGCACGGCGTGGACGACGGGGCCTGGCCCGGCAAGCGGTTCTCCATCCTCGGCCGCCTGCCCCGGGCCGAGGCGCGCGGATGCAGTGACACCTTCGCGGAGGCGGCGTGA
- a CDS encoding acyl-CoA reductase encodes MSSKVIERFPAGGAIAVDDLVQALRATPEGGPLTVGDERVVDFLVAFARRLLRPAVARRYPELASLGFFLRRGEITKALARVADEPGQLRFPRGLVFHVPPANVDTIFVYSWALSALAGNANVVRISSRSAGAADAVLEALNDTLAEAHPAVRQTQRMVTYGRDDAVTAALSAAADLRVIWGGDRSVSEIRRHPLPPHARDVTFPDRSSFTVIGAAGWLAASEQERDAGALGFYNDAYWFDQAACASPRTVYWVGDAARTEAARADLLARLRTVLDGKRPDVDAAMAVEKRVATYGLALEGVATAIHFDGNELATVELSGPGDIPRRWLGVGTFPQARVDALEELAPVVVRRDQTLTYFGFTAEELTSFARTVAGRGIDRIVPLGDALAFAATWDGYDLMREFTRITTVTTR; translated from the coding sequence GTGAGCAGCAAGGTCATCGAGCGGTTCCCCGCCGGGGGCGCCATCGCGGTGGACGACCTCGTCCAGGCGTTGCGGGCGACCCCGGAGGGCGGTCCGCTGACGGTGGGCGACGAGCGGGTCGTGGACTTCCTGGTGGCGTTCGCCCGCCGGCTGCTCCGACCGGCGGTGGCCCGCCGCTATCCGGAACTCGCCTCGCTCGGGTTCTTCCTCCGCCGCGGTGAGATCACCAAGGCGCTGGCCCGGGTCGCGGACGAGCCCGGCCAGCTGCGCTTCCCCCGCGGTCTGGTGTTCCACGTGCCGCCGGCCAACGTCGACACCATCTTCGTCTACTCGTGGGCGCTCTCCGCGCTCGCCGGCAACGCCAACGTCGTGCGGATCTCCTCCCGCTCGGCCGGCGCCGCGGACGCGGTGCTGGAGGCGCTCAACGACACCCTGGCCGAGGCGCACCCCGCGGTGCGGCAGACCCAGCGGATGGTCACCTACGGGCGGGACGACGCGGTCACCGCGGCGCTCTCCGCGGCGGCCGACCTGCGGGTGATCTGGGGTGGCGACCGGTCGGTGTCGGAGATCCGCCGGCATCCGCTGCCGCCGCACGCCCGGGACGTGACGTTCCCGGACCGCTCGTCGTTCACCGTGATCGGCGCGGCCGGCTGGCTGGCCGCGTCCGAGCAGGAACGGGACGCCGGCGCGCTGGGGTTCTACAACGATGCGTACTGGTTCGACCAGGCGGCCTGTGCCTCGCCCCGCACCGTGTACTGGGTGGGCGACGCGGCCCGGACCGAGGCGGCCCGGGCCGACCTGCTGGCCCGGCTGCGCACCGTGCTCGACGGGAAGCGTCCGGACGTCGACGCGGCCATGGCGGTGGAGAAGCGGGTCGCCACCTACGGCCTCGCCCTGGAGGGCGTCGCCACGGCGATCCACTTCGACGGCAACGAGCTGGCGACGGTGGAGCTGAGCGGCCCCGGGGACATTCCCCGGCGCTGGCTGGGCGTGGGCACGTTCCCGCAGGCGCGGGTCGACGCGCTGGAGGAGCTGGCTCCGGTGGTCGTCCGCCGCGACCAGACCCTGACCTACTTCGGCTTCACCGCCGAGGAGCTGACCTCCTTCGCCCGTACCGTCGCCGGGCGGGGGATCGACCGGATCGTCCCGTTGGGCGACGCGCTGGCCTTCGCGGCCACCTGGGACGGGTACGACCTGATGCGGGAGTTCACCCGGATCACCACCGTCACGACCCGCTGA
- a CDS encoding lysylphosphatidylglycerol synthase transmembrane domain-containing protein — protein sequence MVNTVARNDGDTVAAAPPGAPAATGGGLRRWISLTVRVVVIAAIAAGMVWSVVHQWPQVRSTWLGLAWQSVVLSVLAALLGMVANTMAWRAAVDDLEHKLPVTAALRICLVGQLGKYIPGSVWAYVLQIELGKRAGLPRARAFLATLVTVGLGVTTALGLGLLALPSLREAAAGADETYADSVRVALWIVAVLFPIALICAIPRVLTALVQVALKLLRRPPLEHRLTWSGVLRVMGWSAVGYGLFGVHLWLLANAQAAPGVGGLLRCVGSFAIAMTVGMFAFLSPSGLGVREAVLVAALAPFLVDNGGIGAAMGIALASRLIFTIADVLAAGLAALSSMRQLRGAPASATAEPS from the coding sequence GTGGTAAACACCGTCGCGCGCAACGACGGCGACACGGTCGCCGCGGCACCCCCCGGCGCACCCGCGGCGACCGGCGGCGGCCTGCGGCGCTGGATCTCCCTCACGGTGCGGGTGGTGGTGATCGCCGCCATCGCGGCCGGCATGGTGTGGAGCGTGGTGCACCAGTGGCCGCAGGTGCGCTCCACCTGGCTGGGGCTGGCGTGGCAGTCGGTCGTCCTCTCGGTGCTCGCCGCGCTGCTCGGCATGGTGGCCAACACGATGGCCTGGCGCGCGGCCGTCGACGACCTCGAACACAAGCTGCCGGTCACCGCCGCGCTGCGGATCTGCCTGGTCGGTCAGCTCGGCAAGTACATCCCGGGCAGCGTCTGGGCGTACGTCCTGCAGATCGAGCTGGGCAAGCGGGCCGGGCTGCCCCGGGCCCGTGCCTTCCTGGCCACCCTGGTCACCGTCGGCCTGGGCGTGACCACCGCGCTCGGCCTGGGGCTGCTGGCCCTGCCGTCGCTGCGGGAGGCCGCGGCCGGCGCGGACGAGACGTACGCCGACTCGGTCCGGGTGGCGCTGTGGATCGTCGCGGTGCTCTTTCCGATCGCCCTGATCTGTGCGATTCCCCGGGTGCTGACCGCCCTGGTCCAGGTCGCGTTGAAGCTGCTGCGCCGGCCACCGCTGGAGCACCGGCTGACCTGGTCGGGCGTGCTGCGCGTGATGGGCTGGAGCGCCGTGGGCTACGGCCTGTTCGGCGTACACCTGTGGCTGCTCGCCAACGCCCAGGCGGCTCCCGGGGTGGGCGGCCTGCTCCGCTGCGTGGGGTCCTTCGCCATCGCGATGACGGTGGGCATGTTCGCCTTCCTCTCGCCGTCCGGGCTCGGCGTCCGGGAGGCCGTGCTGGTGGCTGCGCTGGCGCCGTTCCTGGTCGACAACGGTGGGATCGGCGCGGCCATGGGCATCGCGCTGGCGTCCCGACTCATCTTCACCATCGCCGACGTCCTCGCCGCCGGCCTGGCCGCGCTCTCCTCGATGCGGCAGCTGCGCGGCGCCCCGGCGTCGGCCACCGCCGAGCCGAGCTGA
- a CDS encoding DegT/DnrJ/EryC1/StrS family aminotransferase, with product MIPISVVKMDEAAEQLVVEVIRSGVLAQGPMVARLEQDFAATVGVEHAVAVNNGTTALVAALEVLDLQPGDEVITSPFTFVATLNAILEAGATARFADIREDDFCMDPAALAAAVGPRTKVVMPVHLYGQPADMDGILPVVQQHGLGLVEDTAQSLGATIGGRGAGSFGLGTFSLYATKNLTTGEGGMITTNDAALADRLRILRNQGMRQRYQYEVAGHNYRLTDLQAALGIPQLAAYGENVKRRKDNAARLSAGLADVPGLRLPTELPGRSHVWHQYTVLVTDEAAVSRDEVIARLTEQGVGCGIYYPKTVYDYDCYRDHPRVVADPAPVTDRVVRQCVSLPVHHHLADGDVERVVEAVRKAVGA from the coding sequence GTGATCCCGATTTCCGTCGTCAAGATGGACGAGGCGGCTGAGCAGTTGGTGGTCGAGGTCATCCGGTCCGGCGTGCTCGCGCAGGGACCGATGGTGGCCCGGCTGGAGCAGGACTTCGCCGCCACGGTCGGTGTGGAGCACGCGGTGGCCGTCAACAACGGCACCACCGCGCTGGTGGCGGCGCTGGAGGTGCTGGACCTGCAGCCCGGCGACGAGGTCATCACCAGTCCCTTCACGTTCGTCGCGACCCTCAACGCGATCCTCGAGGCGGGTGCGACCGCGCGCTTCGCCGACATCCGCGAGGACGACTTCTGCATGGACCCGGCCGCGCTCGCCGCCGCCGTCGGCCCGCGGACGAAGGTCGTCATGCCGGTGCACCTCTACGGGCAGCCCGCCGACATGGACGGCATCCTCCCGGTCGTCCAGCAGCACGGCCTGGGCCTGGTCGAGGACACCGCGCAGTCGCTCGGCGCGACCATCGGCGGCCGGGGCGCGGGCAGCTTCGGCCTCGGCACGTTCTCGCTCTACGCGACGAAGAACCTCACCACCGGTGAGGGCGGCATGATCACCACCAACGACGCGGCGCTCGCCGACCGGCTGCGGATCCTGCGCAACCAGGGCATGCGGCAGCGCTACCAGTACGAGGTCGCGGGCCACAACTACCGCCTCACCGACCTTCAGGCGGCCCTCGGCATCCCGCAGCTGGCCGCCTACGGAGAGAACGTCAAGCGGCGCAAGGACAACGCCGCCCGGCTCTCCGCCGGCCTGGCGGACGTGCCCGGCCTGCGGCTGCCGACCGAGCTGCCCGGCCGCTCGCACGTCTGGCACCAGTACACCGTCCTGGTCACCGACGAGGCCGCCGTCAGCCGTGACGAGGTCATCGCCCGCCTGACGGAGCAGGGTGTCGGCTGCGGCATCTACTACCCGAAGACGGTCTACGACTACGACTGCTACCGCGACCACCCCCGGGTCGTCGCGGATCCCGCGCCGGTCACCGACCGGGTGGTGCGTCAGTGCGTCTCGCTGCCCGTCCACCACCACCTCGCCGACGGCGACGTGGAGCGGGTCGTCGAGGCCGTGCGCAAGGCGGTCGGCGCATGA
- a CDS encoding Gfo/Idh/MocA family protein has product MTAPVRFALVGTGAMGSLHARVIAQSPRAELALVVEPREIIGREVADRYGAAWAPDLSDLSGVDAVVIAAPTEYHHGLAEQVLAAEKPLLIEKPVCGSLTETEAIVAEAEKRGLPLLCGLLERFNPAVLTALALVHRPVHLTVTRHSPYAPRIRTGVAWDLLVHDVDLTIQVFGGQEPVATRGSLGYFHPDSVPGAEDVAEAVLSFGNGALANVSASRIGQRKVRTLVISEVDRLIEADLIRKDVTIYRHVSLDAATPDGRGYRQQSIMEVPELISNREPLAAQLDHFLDILAGRIDVDVERHRILPAHRVVGALLAGDAG; this is encoded by the coding sequence ATGACCGCCCCGGTGCGCTTCGCGCTCGTCGGCACCGGCGCGATGGGCTCGCTGCACGCCCGCGTGATCGCCCAGTCGCCCCGTGCCGAGCTGGCCCTGGTGGTCGAGCCCCGGGAGATCATCGGCCGCGAGGTCGCCGACCGGTACGGCGCCGCCTGGGCGCCGGACCTGTCCGACCTCTCCGGTGTCGACGCCGTGGTCATCGCCGCGCCGACCGAGTACCACCACGGGCTGGCCGAGCAGGTGCTCGCCGCCGAGAAGCCGTTGCTCATCGAGAAGCCGGTGTGCGGCAGCCTCACCGAGACCGAGGCGATCGTCGCCGAGGCCGAGAAGCGGGGCCTGCCGCTCCTCTGCGGCCTGCTGGAGCGCTTCAACCCGGCGGTGCTGACGGCGCTGGCCCTCGTGCACCGGCCGGTCCACCTGACGGTCACCCGGCACTCGCCGTACGCGCCCCGGATCCGTACCGGCGTGGCGTGGGACCTGCTGGTGCACGACGTGGACCTGACCATCCAGGTCTTCGGCGGGCAGGAGCCGGTGGCGACGCGAGGCTCGCTGGGCTACTTCCACCCGGACTCGGTGCCGGGCGCGGAGGACGTCGCGGAGGCGGTGCTCAGCTTCGGCAACGGGGCGCTCGCCAACGTGTCGGCCAGCCGGATCGGCCAGCGCAAGGTACGCACCCTGGTGATCAGCGAGGTCGACCGGCTGATCGAGGCGGACCTGATCCGTAAGGACGTGACCATCTACCGGCACGTCTCGCTGGACGCCGCCACGCCGGACGGCCGCGGCTACCGCCAGCAGAGCATCATGGAGGTGCCCGAGCTGATCTCCAACCGGGAGCCGCTCGCCGCCCAGCTCGACCACTTCCTCGACATCCTCGCCGGGCGGATCGACGTCGACGTGGAGCGGCACCGCATCCTGCCGGCGCACCGGGTGGTCGGCGCGCTCCTGGCGGGCGACGCGGGCTGA
- a CDS encoding DUF6077 domain-containing protein — MPNVDSQVMVPDGVRERSAEREPARTGRLSGLVAGLPAFLTDAAVYAFALWTVLYHAAFLFDLAPSVTFVVWLVCSVALGGLAVFLRLRRRSAAASADDDGERAAGGVLDRRWLLPTLAAAVLAAVTAGVDRVSWWVPAVAGLAAATGAVLLLRRAWLASPAGGAVTSRPGAWQSGYALVMAGLVGVASLFLARNTPDDVFYVGKSVWVAERDIVPLRDFLFTEQVAAPLSSQPPIASIEVLAGALGRVFGIHAASATWYVLLPVLAVLAVLSLWRLVQAWAPRRAALAFTVALAFLAFVCGDDAALGTFHLPRLYEGKGMFVSAVVPLMWVYLTRWFDSGSRRELARIVALSIVATGLTSTSVMILPLLVGAAGFGMLLVGRWRSALLAGVAVMTYPIGSVIVTRLTMGPMTSVIAGAQFFDAEGTYRRTLLLGLLGVICGLGLWCGPFLVRRGTPALFAAGATATMSVLLVPGVLEALSAGSGLAAVLWRVPWFVPLPALVGLLCTVDVPALPRVAALRAAVGAVLAAALVGAFAWAGTPMWDTRSFVEVHEQPTWKLPQQRQKIDFWIWQLDDRPSGLLLAPSTLMRTMPIITSEVRVVMARDGYLVDYDMQSQFAQDRLKLAAFADGKEQIAPVSELAAAMDRLDVGTVCVYNGNKRARELAPELRLEKFASRKAPGAVTCYRRTV; from the coding sequence GTGCCGAATGTCGACAGCCAGGTGATGGTGCCGGACGGCGTGCGGGAGCGATCCGCCGAGCGCGAGCCGGCCCGGACCGGGCGCCTGAGCGGCCTGGTCGCCGGCCTGCCGGCCTTCCTCACCGACGCGGCCGTCTACGCGTTCGCGCTGTGGACCGTGCTCTACCACGCCGCCTTCCTGTTCGACCTCGCGCCGTCGGTGACCTTCGTGGTCTGGCTGGTCTGCTCGGTGGCGCTCGGCGGGCTCGCCGTGTTCCTGCGGCTGCGGCGTCGCTCGGCCGCCGCGTCGGCCGACGACGACGGGGAGCGCGCCGCCGGTGGCGTGCTCGACCGGCGTTGGCTGCTGCCGACTCTCGCGGCGGCGGTGCTCGCCGCGGTCACCGCGGGCGTCGACCGGGTGTCCTGGTGGGTGCCGGCCGTGGCCGGGCTGGCCGCGGCCACCGGCGCGGTGCTGCTGCTGCGCCGGGCCTGGCTCGCCTCGCCCGCCGGCGGCGCGGTCACGTCCCGGCCGGGAGCGTGGCAGTCCGGGTACGCCCTGGTGATGGCGGGGCTGGTCGGCGTCGCCTCGCTCTTCCTGGCCCGCAACACCCCGGACGACGTGTTCTACGTCGGCAAGTCGGTGTGGGTGGCCGAGCGGGACATCGTCCCGCTGCGCGACTTCCTCTTCACCGAGCAGGTGGCCGCGCCGCTGTCGTCGCAGCCGCCGATCGCCTCGATCGAGGTGCTGGCCGGCGCGCTCGGCCGGGTCTTCGGCATCCACGCCGCCTCGGCCACCTGGTACGTGCTGCTGCCGGTGCTCGCCGTGCTCGCCGTGCTGTCGCTCTGGCGGCTGGTGCAGGCCTGGGCGCCCCGCCGGGCGGCGCTCGCCTTCACCGTGGCGCTGGCGTTCCTCGCCTTCGTCTGCGGCGACGACGCGGCGCTGGGCACCTTCCACCTGCCCCGGCTGTACGAGGGCAAGGGGATGTTCGTCTCGGCGGTGGTGCCCCTGATGTGGGTCTACCTCACCCGCTGGTTCGACTCCGGCTCCCGCCGCGAGCTGGCCAGGATCGTCGCGCTGTCGATCGTGGCGACCGGTCTCACCTCGACCTCGGTGATGATCCTGCCGCTGCTGGTGGGCGCGGCCGGGTTCGGCATGCTGCTGGTCGGCCGGTGGCGGTCCGCCCTGCTCGCCGGGGTGGCCGTCATGACGTACCCGATCGGGTCGGTGATCGTCACCCGGCTCACCATGGGGCCGATGACCTCGGTCATCGCCGGTGCGCAGTTCTTCGACGCGGAGGGCACCTACCGGCGGACCCTGCTGCTCGGCCTGCTCGGGGTGATCTGTGGCCTGGGGCTCTGGTGCGGGCCGTTCCTGGTCCGCCGGGGCACCCCGGCCCTCTTCGCCGCCGGGGCCACGGCCACCATGAGCGTGCTGCTCGTGCCGGGTGTGCTGGAGGCGCTCAGCGCGGGCTCCGGGCTCGCCGCCGTGCTCTGGCGGGTGCCGTGGTTCGTGCCGCTGCCCGCCCTGGTCGGGCTCCTCTGCACGGTGGACGTGCCGGCGCTGCCCCGGGTGGCCGCGCTGCGGGCGGCGGTCGGCGCCGTCCTCGCCGCCGCGCTGGTGGGCGCCTTCGCCTGGGCCGGTACGCCGATGTGGGACACGCGCAGCTTCGTCGAGGTGCACGAGCAGCCGACCTGGAAGCTGCCCCAGCAGCGGCAGAAGATCGACTTCTGGATCTGGCAGCTCGACGACCGCCCGTCCGGCCTGCTGCTCGCGCCGTCGACGCTGATGCGCACCATGCCGATCATCACCAGCGAGGTGCGGGTGGTCATGGCGCGCGACGGCTACCTGGTCGACTACGACATGCAGTCGCAGTTCGCCCAGGACCGGCTCAAGCTCGCCGCGTTCGCGGACGGCAAGGAGCAGATCGCCCCGGTGTCCGAGCTGGCCGCCGCGATGGACCGGCTGGACGTCGGCACGGTCTGCGTCTACAACGGCAACAAGCGGGCCCGGGAGCTGGCTCCCGAGCTGCGCCTGGAGAAGTTCGCCTCGCGCAAGGCCCCCGGCGCGGTGACCTGCTACCGCCGGACCGTCTGA
- a CDS encoding CDP-glycerol glycerophosphotransferase family protein has translation MFGKLMGPAGGAARGALVVLCYLVALIAGALGLAGLFAVAATLAVLGEFAMMRWSAPSEVLLEKVGLTRAYRQLTRDLAGVLLVVSAVRPGATPVVWLMLLVAAVWVIAIFAGALNTMIDRRNPISALVRNIELGPLRAAPRPPSWAAGVAGERLPFLNVVLIPGAVVAAVTDQVAPALVAAGLAVLVTAVVGLVVAVTWLRGRGSGQGTLLPAVQRWLDSYRPEVALYFAGPAKDVYQANMWLAPTEALERPAVVLMRSREAFLELADTRLPVICVPAGVDFMNLEFGSVRTALYAANVGANIHMLREPGMKHVFVGHGDSDKQASVNPYSKVYDEVWVAGLAGRERYARAGVGVRDEDIVEIGRPQLAGVHTFGAESVERPFTVLYAPTWEGWLDDDPYHTSLVLMGERIVKGLLANRPAVRLIYKPHPLTGSRSKVARAVHERVVGLIRAAGGDPDASSLDGTGHLVVTGRTPALFDCFNQTDLLISDVSSVVSDFVQSQRPYVVANPSGLPEDEFRRNFPTSRGAYLLSTDCGELEKILALTRAGDDPMTEARRDLKTYLLGPDEPNSMERFRMEIGRLCG, from the coding sequence TTGTTCGGCAAGTTGATGGGCCCGGCGGGCGGCGCCGCCCGCGGTGCGCTGGTGGTGCTCTGTTACCTGGTCGCGCTGATCGCCGGTGCCCTGGGCCTGGCCGGCCTCTTCGCGGTGGCGGCCACGCTCGCCGTGCTCGGCGAGTTCGCCATGATGCGCTGGTCGGCGCCCTCGGAGGTGCTGCTGGAGAAGGTCGGCCTCACCCGGGCGTACCGGCAGCTGACCCGGGACCTGGCCGGCGTGCTGCTGGTCGTCTCCGCCGTGCGCCCCGGCGCGACCCCGGTCGTCTGGCTGATGCTGCTGGTCGCCGCGGTCTGGGTGATCGCCATCTTCGCCGGCGCGCTGAACACCATGATCGACCGGCGTAACCCGATCTCCGCGCTGGTCCGCAACATCGAGCTCGGCCCGCTGCGCGCCGCGCCCCGGCCGCCCTCCTGGGCCGCCGGCGTCGCGGGCGAGCGCCTGCCGTTCCTGAACGTCGTGCTGATCCCCGGCGCGGTGGTGGCGGCGGTCACCGACCAGGTCGCCCCCGCGCTCGTCGCGGCCGGGCTCGCCGTGCTGGTCACCGCGGTCGTCGGTCTGGTGGTGGCGGTGACCTGGCTGCGGGGCCGGGGCAGCGGGCAGGGCACCCTGCTGCCGGCGGTGCAGCGATGGCTGGACAGCTACCGCCCGGAGGTCGCCCTCTACTTCGCCGGTCCGGCCAAGGACGTCTACCAGGCCAACATGTGGCTCGCCCCGACCGAGGCGCTGGAGCGTCCGGCGGTGGTGCTGATGCGCAGCCGCGAAGCGTTCCTGGAGCTGGCCGACACCCGGCTGCCGGTGATCTGCGTACCCGCCGGGGTGGACTTCATGAACCTGGAGTTCGGCAGCGTCCGTACCGCGCTCTACGCCGCCAACGTCGGCGCGAACATCCACATGCTCCGCGAGCCCGGCATGAAGCACGTCTTCGTCGGGCACGGCGACAGCGACAAGCAGGCCAGCGTCAACCCGTACAGCAAGGTGTACGACGAGGTCTGGGTGGCCGGCCTGGCCGGGCGGGAGCGGTACGCCCGGGCCGGCGTCGGGGTGCGCGACGAGGACATCGTCGAGATCGGACGGCCCCAGCTCGCCGGCGTGCACACCTTCGGCGCCGAGTCCGTCGAGCGGCCGTTCACGGTGCTCTACGCGCCCACCTGGGAGGGCTGGCTCGACGACGACCCGTACCACACCTCGCTGGTGCTGATGGGGGAGCGGATCGTCAAGGGCCTGCTGGCCAACCGTCCCGCGGTCCGCCTGATCTACAAGCCGCACCCGCTCACCGGCTCCCGGTCGAAGGTGGCCCGGGCCGTGCACGAGCGGGTGGTGGGCCTGATCCGGGCGGCCGGCGGCGATCCCGACGCCTCCTCGCTCGACGGTACGGGGCATCTGGTGGTCACCGGCCGCACGCCGGCGCTGTTCGACTGCTTCAACCAGACCGACCTGCTGATCAGCGACGTGTCCAGCGTGGTCTCCGACTTCGTGCAGAGCCAGCGGCCGTACGTGGTGGCCAACCCGAGCGGTCTGCCGGAGGACGAGTTCCGCCGCAACTTCCCGACCTCGCGGGGGGCGTACCTGCTCTCCACCGACTGCGGCGAGCTGGAGAAGATCCTGGCGCTGACCCGGGCCGGCGACGACCCGATGACCGAGGCGCGGCGGGACCTGAAGACGTACCTGCTCGGGCCGGACGAGCCGAACTCGATGGAGCGGTTCCGGATGGAGATCGGCCGGCTCTGCGGCTGA
- a CDS encoding acyltransferase, whose translation MTDTNASVFVHPTADVEEGAQVGDGTKVWHLAHIRSSAQVGSGCVIGRNVYVDAHVTVGDRVKIQNNVSVYQGVTIEDEVFVGPCAVFTNDFRPRAQNPDWTITPTLVRRGASIGANATLVCGIEVGEYAMIAAGSVVTRDVAPYQLVAGNPARPKGWVDAKGEVVSRDVENPPQQG comes from the coding sequence ATGACTGACACGAACGCCTCCGTCTTCGTCCACCCGACGGCCGACGTCGAGGAGGGCGCCCAGGTCGGCGACGGCACCAAGGTCTGGCACCTGGCCCACATCCGGTCGAGCGCGCAGGTCGGCTCCGGCTGCGTCATCGGCCGCAACGTGTACGTCGACGCGCACGTGACGGTCGGCGACCGGGTGAAGATCCAGAACAACGTCTCGGTCTACCAGGGCGTCACCATCGAGGACGAGGTCTTCGTCGGCCCGTGCGCGGTGTTCACCAACGACTTCCGGCCCCGGGCGCAGAACCCGGACTGGACGATCACCCCGACCCTGGTCCGTCGGGGCGCGTCGATCGGCGCCAACGCCACCCTGGTCTGCGGGATCGAGGTCGGCGAGTACGCGATGATCGCCGCCGGTTCGGTGGTGACCAGGGACGTCGCGCCGTACCAGCTGGTGGCGGGGAACCCGGCCCGGCCCAAGGGCTGGGTGGACGCCAAGGGCGAGGTCGTCTCCCGCGACGTGGAGAACCCGCCGCAGCAGGGCTGA
- a CDS encoding DUF952 domain-containing protein, translating into MIYKILTNGEWARARAAGEFTGTELDRQDGYVHLSAADQVVGTARRFFGGVTGLTVLAVDPDRLGTALRWEASRDGALFPHLYAALPVDAVVSAHPLPADRPAADAVAELLG; encoded by the coding sequence GTGATCTACAAGATCCTGACGAACGGCGAGTGGGCGCGGGCCCGGGCGGCCGGCGAGTTCACCGGCACCGAGCTGGACCGGCAGGACGGGTACGTCCACCTCTCCGCCGCCGACCAGGTGGTGGGAACGGCCCGCCGGTTCTTCGGCGGGGTCACCGGCCTCACGGTGCTCGCGGTGGACCCGGACCGGCTGGGCACGGCGCTGCGCTGGGAGGCGTCCCGCGACGGCGCCCTCTTCCCGCACCTGTACGCGGCGCTGCCGGTGGACGCGGTGGTGTCGGCGCACCCGCTGCCGGCGGACCGGCCGGCGGCCGACGCGGTGGCCGAACTGCTCGGCTGA